A genomic window from Thermoanaerobaculia bacterium includes:
- a CDS encoding efflux RND transporter permease subunit has translation MKEKGVLAWFISNHVTANILMFFLLAAGVLSLIAIKIEVFPELESDTVTIRVPYLGASPDEVEEGVCIKVEEAIAGIEGIKQIRSVASEGTGTVTAELEEDADLARVRDEIKAAVDRIETFPEETEKPVVSENLNRRRVITLALYGDVSEKVLKHLAEQVRDDLSATDNISQVEVDGTRRYEISIEVSEEALRRYSLSFDAVTSAVRRSSLDLPGGSVKTEGGEILIRTKGQKYTGQEFSTIPLLTRPDGTRVRLGDVATVVDWFEDSDVITQFDGKPAALVQVYRVGDQGALDVVDTVMHYIEEKAPSLPAGVTLTTWQDDSRILRSRISLLVRNARIGLILVFICLALFLDLRLALWVTLGIPVSFMGGFFFIHQADVSINMISLFAFLISLGIVVDDAIVVGEQTFTYMGQGMKPLEAAIRGVREMALPVTIAVLTTVAAFLPLMFVQGRMGQIMGQVAFVVVAILMVSLVEALFILPAHLAHSRKRKLPSWILRFQETFSRGLERFIQGPYARTLETVLRWRYVTVAVAVGVLMITLSFVVGRHIHFTFMPKIDADNMIAMLTMPQGTPVEQTQSVVEILEDAARQVQNEFDAGRPDDAPSVVRHIFTSIGSQPSLSIARGPMGPAGGGGLSQSHLAEINVELLPSEDRGASSTDMVNRWRELVGPVPGANSLSFSASLFSAGDAINVDLAHTNFDTLLAAVDRLKAILAKYPGVKDIDDSFLPGKKELKLSLTPAGLASGLKLNDLARQVRQGFYGDEAQRIQRGRDDIRVMVRYPTAERRSLDDIRRMRIRTPGGDEIPFYTVAEAEEGRGYASINRSNRRRIVTVKADVDPQVANANEINQILRSSILPQMKRDLPGLSFSFEGEQRQQREALSSLARNFILAQLVIFGLLAVPLKRYIQPIIIMTAIPFGIVGAVIGHVIMGLDLTLLSMFGLVALTGIVVNDSLIMVDLINRENEEGIPLHQVILDSGIKRFRPILLTSLTTFFGLTPMILETSLQARFLVPMAVSLGFGVLFATGITLLLIPCFYAILEDFHEFRLRRQGTGAIMEIDPAGE, from the coding sequence ATGAAGGAAAAGGGAGTTCTCGCCTGGTTCATCTCCAACCACGTCACGGCCAACATTCTAATGTTCTTTCTCCTTGCCGCGGGGGTACTTTCTCTGATTGCCATAAAGATCGAGGTCTTCCCTGAGCTGGAATCGGACACCGTCACGATTCGAGTCCCCTATCTGGGGGCCTCACCCGATGAGGTTGAAGAAGGCGTCTGCATCAAGGTGGAAGAGGCCATTGCCGGGATTGAAGGGATCAAGCAGATTCGGTCGGTGGCCAGTGAAGGAACGGGCACGGTCACGGCGGAGCTGGAAGAAGATGCAGATCTTGCCCGGGTTCGGGACGAAATCAAGGCCGCAGTGGACCGGATTGAAACCTTTCCTGAGGAAACGGAAAAGCCCGTAGTCTCGGAAAACCTGAACCGCCGCAGGGTTATCACCCTGGCCCTTTATGGAGATGTTTCCGAGAAAGTCCTGAAACATCTGGCGGAGCAGGTACGGGATGACCTGTCGGCAACGGATAACATCTCTCAGGTCGAGGTTGACGGCACGCGGCGATACGAGATCTCCATCGAGGTTTCCGAAGAAGCCCTGCGCCGATATTCCCTCTCCTTTGACGCTGTCACTTCCGCGGTCCGTCGATCCTCCCTGGACCTTCCCGGCGGTTCGGTAAAGACCGAAGGCGGGGAAATCCTGATCCGGACCAAGGGACAGAAATACACGGGACAGGAGTTTTCGACCATCCCTCTTCTCACCCGGCCCGACGGAACCCGTGTGCGACTCGGCGATGTGGCAACCGTTGTGGACTGGTTCGAAGACAGTGACGTCATCACTCAGTTTGACGGAAAACCCGCCGCTCTCGTCCAGGTGTACCGGGTGGGGGATCAGGGGGCCCTTGATGTCGTGGATACCGTCATGCACTACATCGAAGAGAAGGCGCCGAGCCTGCCGGCAGGGGTCACCCTGACGACCTGGCAGGACGACTCCAGGATCCTTCGCTCCCGTATCAGCCTCCTGGTCCGTAACGCCCGAATCGGCCTGATCCTTGTCTTTATCTGCCTGGCCCTCTTTCTGGATCTTCGCCTGGCCCTCTGGGTTACCCTCGGGATTCCCGTCTCGTTCATGGGAGGGTTTTTCTTCATTCACCAGGCCGACGTATCGATCAACATGATTTCCCTCTTCGCCTTTCTCATCTCCCTCGGCATCGTCGTGGACGACGCCATTGTCGTCGGGGAGCAGACCTTCACGTACATGGGACAGGGGATGAAGCCCCTGGAAGCCGCCATTCGAGGCGTCAGAGAGATGGCTCTGCCCGTCACGATCGCCGTCCTTACCACCGTGGCCGCCTTTTTGCCCCTCATGTTCGTGCAGGGGAGAATGGGACAGATCATGGGCCAGGTGGCCTTTGTCGTTGTCGCCATTCTCATGGTTTCCCTCGTGGAGGCCCTCTTTATCCTTCCCGCCCATCTGGCTCATTCCCGAAAGAGGAAACTCCCGTCCTGGATTCTCCGTTTCCAGGAAACCTTCAGCCGGGGACTGGAGCGTTTCATCCAGGGTCCGTATGCCCGGACCCTGGAAACGGTCCTGCGCTGGAGGTACGTAACCGTTGCGGTGGCGGTCGGCGTTCTTATGATTACCCTGAGCTTTGTTGTCGGGCGTCACATCCACTTCACCTTCATGCCCAAGATCGATGCGGACAACATGATCGCCATGCTCACCATGCCCCAGGGTACCCCGGTGGAGCAGACGCAATCCGTCGTAGAAATCCTTGAGGATGCGGCGCGTCAGGTCCAGAATGAATTTGATGCAGGCCGTCCTGACGATGCCCCCTCCGTGGTCCGCCATATCTTTACGTCCATTGGCTCCCAGCCCTCGCTCAGTATTGCCCGGGGACCCATGGGACCGGCCGGGGGAGGCGGACTGAGTCAGTCCCATCTGGCGGAAATCAACGTTGAGCTCCTGCCCAGCGAAGATCGCGGTGCTTCGTCCACGGACATGGTCAACCGGTGGCGGGAGCTGGTAGGCCCGGTACCGGGTGCCAACTCCCTATCCTTTTCCGCATCCCTCTTTTCCGCGGGGGATGCCATTAATGTCGATCTGGCTCACACGAACTTCGACACCCTTCTCGCTGCCGTCGATCGCCTTAAGGCCATTCTGGCCAAATACCCGGGTGTAAAGGACATTGACGATTCCTTTCTTCCCGGAAAAAAGGAACTGAAGCTTTCGTTGACTCCCGCCGGCCTTGCCTCAGGGTTGAAGCTAAACGATCTGGCCCGGCAGGTTCGACAGGGATTTTACGGGGATGAAGCCCAGCGGATTCAAAGGGGAAGAGACGATATCCGGGTTATGGTCCGCTATCCGACGGCCGAGCGGAGAAGTCTCGACGACATCCGCAGGATGAGGATCCGCACACCCGGAGGGGATGAGATTCCCTTCTATACGGTCGCCGAAGCAGAGGAAGGTCGCGGGTACGCTTCGATCAACCGCTCCAATCGCCGAAGGATTGTGACCGTCAAGGCGGATGTCGATCCTCAGGTTGCCAACGCCAATGAAATCAATCAGATCCTCAGATCCTCGATTCTGCCCCAGATGAAGCGTGACCTTCCCGGGCTCAGCTTCAGCTTCGAGGGAGAACAGCGCCAGCAGCGGGAAGCCCTCTCCTCCCTGGCCCGAAATTTCATCCTTGCCCAGCTGGTCATCTTCGGGCTTCTTGCCGTGCCCCTGAAACGGTATATCCAGCCGATCATCATCATGACAGCCATTCCTTTCGGCATCGTGGGTGCCGTCATCGGTCATGTCATCATGGGACTCGACCTGACCCTTCTCAGCATGTTTGGCCTGGTAGCGCTCACCGGAATCGTCGTGAACGATTCACTCATCATGGTGGACCTCATCAATCGGGAAAACGAGGAAGGGATCCCCCTCCACCAGGTCATCCTGGATTCGGGGATCAAGCGATTCCGCCCCATCCTTCTGACTTCCCTGACCACATTTTTCGGTCTCACCCCGATGATCCTTGAGACAAGCCTTCAGGCACGGTTTCTGGTACCCATGGCCGTAAGTCTTGGCTTCGGGGTTCTCTTTGCCACGGGAATCACTCTCCTTC